A part of Populus alba chromosome 8, ASM523922v2, whole genome shotgun sequence genomic DNA contains:
- the LOC118061059 gene encoding squamosa promoter-binding-like protein 7: METSSPSPPPPPSASQHGGDMEIHHPPITTDWDWSDLLDFAVEDQIPVSFDALGDPTQTIDNPTPEIESQQVQLPVPDRVRKRDPRLTCSNFLAGIVPCACPEVDELLREEEATLPGKKRVRVARAGSSIARCQVPGCETDISELKGYHRRHKVCLRCATATAVVLDEQTKRYCQQCGKFHVLSDFDEGKRSCRRKLERHNNRRRRKPADSSKASAGDKEVQGDLLTEDTTTCDAEAEKDGLCSSGQMAEKEGLVESEDGHVSTINSDPNSQNVTSDSGVSFTAFGDMLMDGGKDDSKFSFSPSNCDNKSDYASMCPTGRISFKLYDWNPAEFPRRLRHQIFQWLANMPVELEGYIRPGCTILTAFIAMPTFMWVKLVEDPVSYLNDLLGSGKMLSKKGRMRVYVNNMIFNVTKDGNSVMKVNVEGHAPRLHYVHPTCFEAGKPIELVVCGSNLLQPKFQFLVSFAGKYLAHDYCVALPQAHTKGGPGLHHQLCKILTHCNEPNLLGPAFIEVENESGLSNYIPILIGDTEICSEMKIIQQRFDASHSLIIGSECEVSTMRQTALSEFIMDIAWLLKEPSAEYSQQMMTSFQIQRINSLLNFLLHHESIIILDRILKNLKIMMDKKEANGMINGTSDTNMRLLQSYMDYASNIRHEKLQRSEVLKHHLEFSGKENNCISGSCCGNNKESVALYTEDLEQRPNGVLGVMGNSNSIARSDEFPLLTKDVMRMNLVNEKPKKSCGLVFSNTVLKYRPSFYVIALIAVCFGVCAIVLHPHKVSKLAVSIRRCLTDRF, from the exons ATGGAAACCTCCTCCCCCTCCCCTCCCCCTCCTCCTTCTGCATCACAACACGGCGGCGACATGGAAATCCACCACCCTCCGATCACCACCGATTGGGACTGGAGCGATCTCCTGGACTTTGCCGTAGAAGATCAAATCCCTGTCTCTTTCGATGCTCTTGGTGACCCCACCCAAACTATTGACAATCCAACACCAGAAATCGAGTCTCAACAGGTTCAGCTTCCTGTTCCTGATCGGGTAAGGAAGCGAGACCCGAGGTTGACTTGCTCCAATTTTCTAGCGGGTATAGTACCGTGTGCGTGTCCGGAGGTGGATGAATTATTACGAGAGGAAGAGGCTACTTTGCCTGGAAAGAAACGGGTTAGAGTTGCTCGTGCCGGGTCGAGTATTGCCAGGTGTCAAGTACCCGGTTGTGAAACGGATATTAGTGAACTCAAAGGGTATCATAGAAGACACAAGGTTTGTCTACGGTGTGCTACTGCTACTGCTGTTGTACTTGACGAGCAAACTAAAAGATACTGTCAACAGTGtggcaa GTTTCATGTGTTATCGGATTTTGATGAAGGGAAAAGGAGCTGTAGAAGGAAATTAGAGAGGCATAATAATAGAAGGAGAAGGAAGCCAGCTGATTCTAGTAAGGCGAGTGCAGGTGATAAGGAAGTTCAAGGGGATTTGCTAACTGAAGATACAACTACTTGTGATGCTGAAGCTGAGAAAG ATGGTTTGTGCTCCAGTGGTCAGATGGCGGAGAAAGAAGGGTTGGTTGAGTCTGAAGATGGACATGTTTCCACCATTAACTCTGATCCTAATTCTCAAAATGTTACTAGTGATAGTGGAGTATCTTTCACGGCTTTTGGGGACATGCTAATGGATGGGGGGAAAGATGATTCCAAATTTTCGTTTTCTCCTTCAAATTGTGACAATAAGAGTGATTACGCATCCATG TGTCCGACAGGTCGGATCTCATTCAAGCTTTATGACTGGAATCCGGCAGAATTCCCTAGAAGGCTTCGACACCaa ATATTCCAATGGTTGGCCAATATGCCAGTTGAGTTGGAAGGATATATTCGGCCAGGATGTACAATCCTGACTGCATTTATAGCGATGCCAACGTTTATGTGGGTGAAG TTAGTTGAAGATCCTGTGTCTTATTTGAACGACCTTCTTGGTAGTGGAAAAATGTTGTCTAAAAAGGGCCGTATGCGTGTTTATGTGAATAACATGATCTTCAATGTCACAAAAG ATGGAAATTCTGTGATGAAAGTCAATGTGGAAGGACACGCCCCAAGGCTTCACTATGTTCACCCTACATGTTTTGAGGCTGGAAAGCCCATAGAGCTTGTTGTTTGTGGAAGTAATTTGTTGCAGCCCAAATTTCA GTTTCTGGTATCTTTTGCTGGGAAGTATCTTGCGCATGATTATTGTGTTGCTTTACCACAAGCTCATACCAAAGGAGGTCCAGGTCTTCACCATCAATTATGCAAAATACTTACACATTGTAATGAACCTAATCTTTTAGGCCCCGCATTTATTGAG GTCGAGAATGAGAGTGGCTTGTCAAACTATATCCCTATACTTATTGGGGACACAGAAATTTGTtctgaaatgaaaataattcaGCAGAGATTTGATGCATCTCATTCATTGATTATTGGCTCAGAGTGTGAGGTTTCTACAATGAGACAAACAGCATTGTCAGAGTTTATTATGGACATTGCTTGGTTACTAAAGGAGCCTTCAGCAGAATATTCTCAACAAATGATGACTTCTTTCCAGATTCAAAGAATCAattctttgttgaatttcttGTTACACCATGAATCAATCATCATTTTggatagaattttaaaaaacctgAAGATCATGATGGACAAAAAGGAGGCCAATGGTATGATTAATGGCACTAGTGACACTAACATGAGGCTATTGCAGAGTTACATGGATTATGCAAGCAATATTCGTCATGAAAAACTCCAGAGAAGTGAAGTGTTGAAGCATCACTTGGAATTTTCTGGAAAGGAGAATAATTGCATTTCAGGAAGCTGCTGTGGAAACAACAAGGAATCAGTTGCTCTCTACACTGAG GACTTGGAGCAAAGACCAAATGGTGTATTGGGAGTAATGGGAAACTCCAATTCTATTGCTAGAAGCGATGAGTTTCCACTTTTGACTAAAGATGTCATGAGGATGAACCTTGTCAATGAAAAGCCAAAGAAGTCATGTGGTCTCGTTTTCTCTAACACAGTCTTGAAGTATCGTCCTTCATTTTATGTAATTGCTCTTATTGCTGTTTGTTTTGGAGTATGCGCCATTGTTCTGCACCCTCATAAGGTTAGCAAACTCGCAGTATCGATACGCAGGTGCTTGACAGACAGATTTTAG
- the LOC118061123 gene encoding G-type lectin S-receptor-like serine/threonine-protein kinase SD2-5 produces the protein MITSIFCTKCGSILYFLVLLLLVCLTSSAGFPCYPIANVSTSWNINHPFDFINFDDGSRVRVILLSGNSGPQFACGFFCKGNCDSYLFAIFFFEIDNSLIQSSDSRQVVWSANRNRPVASNATLQLKMDGGLFLQDADGSIVWSPHTRVAGLNLTDGDNLVVFNDNGATVWQSFDHPTDCLLPSQKFTVGQKLTASVSPTNWSESSLSLSVTDRRLIASAGSNPLQVYFEFAAEQLEFTFLNGSIHFLSRASVDSNHQKIHVPASSSVQCMRFGFDGCPPISIGGSDLQLILGCYATVPLSCEASEYHSFLEITNATFFAFQADYENIFSLTDTRNVFAPFGRTVYVKVQNGSTADAQRKKSGRCGLWIVQKKGNDEEAEEDYIDQVPGMTTRFSYEDLKAMTENFTKLLGKGGFGSVFEGTLADGTKIAVNQLHGSG, from the exons atgatCACTAGTATCTTTTGTACAAAATGTGGATCCATTCTTTACTTTCTTGTTCTTCTCCTTCTTGTTTGCTTAACCAGCAGTGCCGGATTTCCTTGTTATCCCATTGCCAATGTCTCCACTTCATGGAATATCAATcatccttttgattttattaattttgatgacGGATCAAGGGTTAGAGTTATCCTTCTCAGCGGAAACTCTGGCCCACAATTCGCTTGTGGTTTCTTCTGCAAAGGGAACTGTGACTCATACCTCTTTgccatatttttctttgaaattgataATTCCCTCATCCAAAGTTCTGATTCCAGACAAGTGGTTTGGTCTGCCAACAGAAACCGTCCTGTTGCAAGCAATGCAACCCTGCAGCTCAAAATGGACGGAGGTTTGTTCCTGCAAGATGCTGATGGAAGCATAGTTTGGTCACCGCATACTAGAGTTGCAGGTTTAAACTTGACTGATGGGGACAACCTCGTGGTTTTTAATGATAATGGCGCGACAGTTTGGCAATCCTTTGACCACCCAACTGATTGCTTACTTCCTAGCCAAAAGTTTACTGTAGGCCAGAAACTCACTGCGAGTGTTTCCCCGACAAATTGGAGTGAATCCTCCCTTTCACTTTCTGTCACCGACAGAAGATTGATTGCCTCCGCAGGGTCCAACCCACTGCAAGTTTACTTTGAATTTGCAGCTGAACAACTAGAATTTACATTTCTGAATGGGAGCATTCATTTTCTTAGCCGTGCATCTGTCGACTCGAATCATCAGAAGATTCATGTTCCAGCTTCATCATCAGTTCAGTGCATGAGATTTGGCTTTGATGG TTGCCCTCCAATATCCATCGGTGGAAGTGATTTGCAGCTTATTCTTGGGTGTTATGCAACTGTTCCCTTGTCTTGCGAAGCTTCAGAATATCACAGTTTTCTAGAGATCACCAATGCAACCTTCTTTGCTTTTCAGGCTGACTATGAAAAT ATTTTTTCGTTGACCGATACGAGAAATGTTTTTGCCCCATTTGGACGTACTGTTTATGTTAAGGTGCAAAACGGATCAACAGCAGATGCTCAGCGAAAGAAGAGCGGTCGA TGTGGACTGTGGATAGTTCAGAAGAAAGGAAATGATGAAGAAGCAGAGGAGGATTATATAGATCAAGTACCTGGAATGACCACCCGATTCTCTTATGAAGATTTGAAAGCCATGACAGAGAATTTCACTAAGTTACTTGGAAAGGGAgggtttggctcagtttttgAGGGGACACTCGCTGATGGCACCAAAATTGCAGTGAACCAGCTTCATGGATCTGGTTGA